The Fusarium falciforme chromosome 7, complete sequence genome window below encodes:
- a CDS encoding HET domain-containing protein gives MDMDTLPSTIRDAIIVTRSLSIPYLWADALCIEQDSQEDKMDQIGRMGDIYASSAVTIVVARATTAFEGLLHPTTLRSKTTHLKIPRCNNRARNARDSLYFPHTRHNRCTVDFSKDAPYLYSLLPTPASSQHEIDNGPPRKRDDILNFWLELVGSYSLRTCTVKRDTLNAIANLASLASFRSALETYYAGLWEYNLARQLTWYRSTSNIPSGFDVNHLRYRDGDFGATSWSWASVDGRWVQFWCELRGVAPTAVQVHVEVAGYLAAPMSTSNPFGEPRFAQLRLRGVVRMAWFGESDCPCRVFFLPVSASAHGKKGGEPGGKSEDGVGTCGLDEAIARHDCEYFTPVASIQEAMARRGRTARHKLVGLDDEKGPRDPVLVFCLPVIDSSGKPSMFIITSERVDGLILVRTRTEDRDEAYQRLGVFWVAKKEAFDGLEKTELTLV, from the exons ATGGACATGGACACGCTCCCTTCCACGATCCGAGATGCCATCATTGTCACTCGCAGCCTGTCGATTCCTTACCTCTGGGCCGATGCCCTTTGCATCGAGCAAGACAGCCAAGAGGATAAAATGGATCAGATCGGGCGAATGGGGGATATATACGCCTCGTCGGCCgtcaccatcgtcgtcgcaCGCGCGACGACAGCTTTCGAGGGTCTCCTGCACCCTACTACTCTTCGCTCTAAGACCACTCACCTCAAGATTCCG CGATGCAACAACAGAGCGCGAAATGCCAGAGACTCGCTCTACTTCCCCCATACTCGTCATAACAGGTGCACTGTCGACTTTAGCAAGGACGCTCCGTACCTCTACTCTCTCCTCCCTACCCCTGCTTCCTCTCAGCACGAAATCGACAACGGCCCTCCTCGCAAGAGAGACGATATCCTCAACTTCTGGCTTGAACTGGTCGGCTCTTATAGCCTTCGCACATGTACAGTCAAGCGCGATACGCTAAACGCCATAGCGAACCTCGCATCTCTTGCCTCCTTCCGCTCCGCGCTGGAAACCTACTACGCCGGACTCTGGGAGTATAACCTTGCACGCCAGCTCACGTGGTACCGATCGACTAGCAACATCCCGTCCGGCTTCGATGTGAACCATCTGCGATACAGAGACGGGGACTTTGGCGCGACCTCCTGGTCGTGGGCGAGCGTGGATGGCAGATGGGTCCAGTTTTGGTGTGAACTGAGGGGCGTCGCACCTACAGCGGTCCAAGTGCACGTCGAGGTCGCGGGCTATCTGGCTGCGCCGATGTCGACGTCGAATCCCTTTGGAGAGCCGCGCTTCGCACAACTAAGGCTGCGCGGTGTGGTGAGAATGGCGTGGTTCGGCGAGTCGGACTGCCCTTGCAGGGTCTTCTTTCTTCCCGTCTCTGCTTCGGCTCACGGAAAAAAGGGGGGCGAACCAGGTGGGAAGAGCGAAGACGGCGTAGGGACTTGTGGTCTGGATGAGGCAATTGCCCGACACGACTGCGAGTACTTCACACCGGTGGCAAGCATACAGGAAGCAATGGCTCGTCGCGGAAGGACGGCAAGACATAAACTCGTCGGCCTTGACGACGAGAAAGGACCTCGCGACCCGGTCTTAGTGTTCTGCTTGCCCGTGATCGACAGCAGTGGTAAACCGTCAATGTTCATCATTACTAGTGAGCGCGTGGATGGGTTGATATTGGTGCGAACGAGAACCGAAGACAGAGATGAAGCATATCAAAGGCTTGGTGTCTTCTGGGTGGCAAAGAAAGAAGCCTTTGACGGTCTGGAAAAAACGGAGCTGACTCTTGTGTAG
- a CDS encoding GRAM domain-containing protein: MDLQSDDLLPGEKVFMKNAANAMISIDDYKLSRFFADGLARLFGKENLEAIGGKLYLTNHRMLFKSHSINRVTGKFSIALPTISAVEDTSKFLTKRIDVTTSTETFQFVVWGIPEFISMIDKTRLALEPAEVKRLQSLVLENYKIFGDGMTVAKSIGGINKPLLGARKAGVLTKLATGAGNPLEITGILNFLELMGDGQG, from the coding sequence ATGGATCTACAAAGCGATGATCTCCTGCCAGGCGAAAAAGTCTTCATGAAAAACGCGGCCAATGCCATGATCAGCATCGATGATTATAAACTGAGTAGATTCTTCGCCGACGGCCTTGCCCGCCTCTTTGGCAAGGAGAATCTCGAGGCGATCGGCGGAAAGCTGTATCTCACCAACCACCGAATGCTGTTCAAGTCACACTCTATCAACCGAGTCACTGGAAAATTCAGTATTGCGCTTCCTACAATCAGCGCTGTCGAGGACACGTCCAAATTCTTGACCAAGAGGATCGACGTAACCACGTCCACTGAAACATTCCAATTTGTTGTCTGGGGCATCCCTGAATTCATCTCCATGATCGACAAGACTCGTTTGGCGTTGGAGCCTGCCGAGGTCAAGCGGTTGCAGTCGCTTGTCCTGGAGAACTACAAAATCTTTGGTGATGGCATGACGGTTGCAAAGAGTATCGGAGGGATCAACAAGCCCTTGCTGGGAGCCCGGAAGGCAGGAGTTTTGACCAAGCTGGCAACCGGAGCAGGGAACCCTCTAGAGATCACAGGAATATTGAACTTTCTTGAGCTGATGGGAGACGGACAAGGCTGA
- a CDS encoding Aldedh domain-containing protein produces MAVKIDICTYPGNIVNGEFVATPETRHSIDPSTEQALYEVPVATEEQLDLAVKHARAAFNKWSKTTHEERSKLMLAFADAVEANRHELEKLQSMEQGKPLGLAGQEMDMTLTWLRAFATMEVKDEIIEDTEERRITSTFPPLGVCGAIVPWNWPMLLGMGKVGPAIMTGNAVIMKPSPFTPYCDLKFGEIGMSIFPPGVFQVLSGDDNLGPWMTAHPGIDMISFTGSIATGKKIAASCSKTLKRVVLELGGNDAAIVCEDVDIEKCLPKITMLSFLNSGQICMLTKRVYVHEKIYDQFRDAMVEFTKNHVKTGGAFEEGVVVGPVQNSMQYELVKNMYSEIEKQGWNVALEGKIRETSKGYLIEPAIIDNPPEDSRIVVEEPFGPIVPLLKWSDEQDVIDRANALETGLGASVWSKDLDRAERMGRQLSAGSVWINSHFDVAPNVPFGGHKESGIGMEWGIEGFKHYTNSRSLWVWKKIFA; encoded by the exons ATGGCCGTCAAAATCGACATTTGC ACCTACCCTGGTAACATCGTTAATGGCGAGTTCGTCGCCACCCCAGAGACCCGGCACTCGATCGATCCGTCCACAGAGCAGGCTCTGTACGAGGTCCCTGTCGCTACCGAGGAGCAGCTAGATCTCGCAGTCAAGCATGCCCGTGCCGCATTTAACAAGTGGTCCAAGACCACGCACGAGGAGCGAAGCAAGCTAATGCTCGCTTTTGCCGATGCCGTTGAGGCCAACCGCCATGAACTCGAGAAGCTGCAGTCCATGGAGCAAGGCAAGCCTTTGGGCTTGGCTGGACAGGAGATGGACATGACCTTGACTTGGCTACGGGCCTTTGCTACCATGGAGGTCAAGGATGAGATTATTGAAGACacagaggagagaagaatTACCTCGACATTTCCCCCACTGGGCGTTTGCGGCGCCATCGTCCCTTGGAACTGGCCTATGCTCCTGGGAATGGGCAAAGTCGGTCCCGCGATCATGACCGGCAATGCCGTCATCATGAAGCCCTCTCCCTTTACTCCGTACTGCGACCTCAAGTTCGGTGAGATTGGAATGTCAATCTTCCCCCCAGGCGTGTTCCAGGTCCTCAGCGGCGACGACAACCTGGGTCCTTGGATGACGGCCCACCCTGGCATCGACATGATCAGTTTCACAGGATCAATTGCCACCGGTAAGAAGATTGCTGCAAGCTGCTCTAAGACGTTGAAGCGAGTCGTTCTCGAGCTGGGCGGAAACGATGCTGCCATTGTCTGCGAGGACGTTGATATCGAAAAGTGTCTCCCCAAAATTACAATGCTGTCATTCTTGAACTCGGGTCAGATTTGCATGTTGACCAAGCGAGTCTACGTGCACGAGAAGATTTATGACCAGTTCAGAGATGCCATGGTTGAATTTACAAAGAATCACGTCAAGACCGGCGGTGCCTTTGAGGAGGGTGTGGTTGTCGGGCCAGTGCAGAACAGCATGCA ATATGAGCTTGTCAAGAACATGTACTCAGAGATTGAGAAGCAAGGATGGAACGTCGCCCTTGAAGGCAAGATCCGAGAGACATCCAAGGGCTACCTCATCGAAcccgccatcatcgacaaccCTCCCGAAGACTCCCGCATCGTCGTGGAAGAGCCCTTTGGCCCCATTGTTCCGCTCCTCAAGTGGTCCGACGAGCAAGACGTCATCGACCGCGCCAACGCCCTCGAGACAGGTCTCGGCGCCTCAGTCTGGAGCAAGGATCTGGACCGGGCCGAGAGAATGGGTCGCCAGTTGAGCGCGGGAAGCGTGTGGATCAACTCTCACTTTGATGTCGCGCCCAACGTGCCGTTCGGTGGACACAAGGAGAGTGGCATCGGCATGGAGTGGGGCATTGAGGGATTCAAGCATTATACCAATAGCAGGAGTCTTTGGGTGTGGAAGAAGATCTTTGCCTGA